One window of the Perca flavescens isolate YP-PL-M2 chromosome 5, PFLA_1.0, whole genome shotgun sequence genome contains the following:
- the LOC114556327 gene encoding neutral ceramidase-like: MIRTPHEDKVSELPVGPQPPFFQKNLFNLMAAPTVDKKPENSSFGDVLQQVYPVYRQGDVVSVTFVAGNPRNSGDIRDKTFVTVEIHDNRTNNWDVVYTDASWETRFHWLKGSNQQSNSTVEWHIPLSAPTGSYRIRHFGHYRQRKGLQAIITPYQGSSDVFRVTASFYYH, translated from the exons ATGATcaggacaccccacgag GACAAAGTGTCGGAGCTGCCGGTCGGCCCTCAGCCTCCTTTCTTTCAGAAGAATCTCTTCAATCTGATGGCTGCACCCACCGTTGACAAAAAACCAGAAAACAGCAGCTTTGGAGACGTCCTGCAGCAGGTTTACCCCGTCTACCGACAG GGTGATGTTGTCTCGGTCACGTTCGTAGCAGGAAACCCCAGAAATTCAGGGGACATC AGAGATAAAACGTTTGTTACTGTGGAGATTCATGATAACAGAACTAACAACTGGGACGTTGTGTACACTGATGCATCATGGGAGACCAG GTTTCACTGGCTGAAGGGCTCCAACCAGCAGAGTAACTCCACCGTGGAGTGGCACATCCCCCTGTCGGCCCCCACCGGCTCCTACCGGATCAGACACTTCGGACACTACCGGCAGAGGAAAGGCCTGCAGGCCATCATCACTCCGTACCAAGGCTCGTCAGACGTCTTCAGAGTCACCGCCAGCTTTTACTATCACTGA